Below is a genomic region from Lampris incognitus isolate fLamInc1 chromosome 2, fLamInc1.hap2, whole genome shotgun sequence.
tatgagtttgttttgttaaaagcctggttagttaagcgccagcatctttagttgcctgtttattcgatagtttgactaaaagtttgttttgttaataaatctgtttttacatctggttccgcctcccacctttcttattcccccgggacacttttattttctttgttacttccccctcatcccctggacctttaacggggaacgtaacaattgggggctcgtccgggataattTCTTTTGAATAAGACAGTAAGGAGGTGGATTCCTGTTGTGTGTTAATTGTTGCTGTGTGCGGCTTGTCTCTAGTGGCGGGTGCGGTGAATATTGTAAATTTGTTTGGCGTTTCAgacagcttccctggttagaaAAGGGGAGTGTCCAGCTGGGCTGTGATCAGTCCTTCCATCGGACACACTTAttattttgcctttcttgttttaggagtaatcctgggtgGGGACAACGCTCCCTGGTGGGGGTAGTCTTTTCGGGGCTCAGGCCGccgaagttcagcctttaaagccgcCCCGAGCCCGTCACGCTCCGAGAAGACAGATAGGAGACAGCTAGAGGTGCAGTATGGGCAGAGTGTCCACGCAGTTGGCGGACGAATTCGCGCTCCCACATAAAAACATATTTGTGCCGCGTAATATTTCCTTCTCCTGCAGCGGCGACTcacgaaatgctaacatgcaagttgCTGAAGCTTCACGTGTTGGTAACCCCTCCAAAACCTTAAGTGGAGAAACGGTGTTTTTTTTCTGCCATAGGCCTGGACATTTGGTTGCCCATTGTGAGGCCTTAAAAAGTAAGCGGCAGAACCACAGTCGGCGGGCGGCCGTGTCCCAGGTGAGAGGGAATGGGGAGGACCTAAACCAGCCCAGGAAGCAGGAGGTGAGAATTGCACACCTCGAGTCTGCCGTCGCTGACATCACATGCCAGTGCCATGCAATGCGGGTTGAGGCGGAGGAGCTTCGGGAGCTGGTGAATCAAAGGGGGAAAGAGATGGAGCAGCTGAGGTTTGTCCGTGTAGAACTCGAAGAAGCCCAGAAGTCTCAGCGGGAGATGAAGCTGCTGCTTGACATGTACCACTCAGCAcccaaggagcagagggacaaTGTCCAGCGCATGGTGGCTGAGAAGACCAAGTCCGAGGCAAAGGAGCAGAAATTGAAGGACCTGGAAGAGAGGGAGCGaagagaaggcaagaagatggctGATGAGGCCCTGAGGAAGATTCGCTCTGTAGAGGAGCAGGTCGACATCCTCAAGAAGCTTTCAGTAGCAAAACAGgaggatgccttgctcagggagatggatgtgacaggccaggcatttgaggacatgcaggagAAAAACATCAGACTGATGCAGCAGCTCAGGGAGAAGGACGAAGCCAACTTGAAACGGAGTGAAGAGGATTACCCTCTTGTAGACAGACCTGtggtttgtatttatgggaggtggtgttacggccccagtgccgtgtgttatGTACAATTACCCttttgtatttatgggagggggtgttacggccccagtgccgtgtgttatTTACAATTACCCTCTTATATTTATGGGAGtgggtgttacggccccagtgccgtgtgttgcagttaccctcttgtagacaaacctagggtttgtatttatgagaGGGTGTGTTACGGCCCCATTgccatgtgttgtgtatgtgattaccctctcatatatacaaacctagggtttgtacttatgggagggggtgttacggccctagtgccacgtgtctaattttccctctccaggtaatgccccgcctcctgtggaactgctgattgagcccaggtgaccccaattgctcATCAGCTGGGTCTAGAActcggagagagacacccaacagtgccagtgggccattgttggcagctagagtgagagagacggccagtgggccattgttgccaaccagagagcaagctcttgtctatactccttgagaaggagggtgaaacctattagtgttcttgtttctttcggtttggttggatctgagtttgttttgttaaaagcctggttagttaagcgccagcatctttagttgcctgtttattcgatagtttgactaaaagtttgttttgttaataaatctgtttttacatctggttccgcctcccacctttcttattcccctggGACActcttattttctttgttacttcccctcatcccctggacctttaacggggaacgtaacagaaacggatgatccgctgtggcaaccccctaacaggagcaaccgaaagtagtagtcgaAGATTGGATAACgacagtggaggcagacaggaaattggagagaaacggggggggggggggggtgaggtatgacatgcaacaaaggtggCCATGGTATGCgttgtaaccattcggctacggaggTGCCCCCCCTTTCTTTACCCATGATGTATTTTGACTACAAAATAACATTTGCATTACATTTTTCCCCACTAAACAATTCATTTTGACCACACACTGCAAGGGCTATGTCTCTGAATTAAGGATATACTAATTCTGTTATTGCATAAAAATTCACCTTGTGTTTGTCCTCTAGGGAGGTGGTCTCTAACTCGTAATCATGATGTTCTCTGAATGATATGGAGAACCTGGAGCCTATTCCATCATCACAACTCTTGACACGTGAGAAGGGCAGTTGTCGCTTGATGATGCCTTTTTCTATGCTGCACACCATCTCGGTCTTGAAGTCAATCTGGATGTAAGAAGAGGGAGCACTTAATGGATTCCATCACTATTTATACTTGCATGTAACTGAAACATCATGTAACTCTGTCTAAATCACTATGAATCAAATATGGATTGGAAAAACCATGAGCTGTATTTGAGCGATTTGAGATACTttaattgatccccgtggggaaattacacactgcatttaacccatcctagctatgtagctaggagcagtgggcagctgccatgcagcacccggggaccaactccagtttgtcttgccatgcctcggtcagaggcgcagacaggagtattaaccctaacatgcatgtctttctgatggtgggggaaaccgaaatacccggagaaaacccaccacagacacggggagaacatgcaaactccacacagaggatgacctgggatgagccccaaggttgaacaaccccgggtttcaaagccaggaccttcttgcagtgaggtgacagcactaaccactgtgccaccatgccgttgTGTGACAACATACATTTAGGTTTTGACAAAATGGCGCTGGTTTGGAGTGGTAAGGTAAGTTCAGTGCATCAAGGTGCAGTATTTCAGTGCAACTGAAACTTTTGTTTTGTTCCCCATTATGCAAAACACTCACCTGAAGAACCCGCTTCTGCCACCGGTAACGCCCATGCTTGTGCACACTGAAGTTGTACTGTGTGGATTGATGTTCCTGTAACAGAAAATCAAAATCAACCATGATATCCGGAAACAAGGATTCTCATACTGCTAGAATTTTATGTTCATGACATGTTataaagtctgtgaatgttctcattcatccaggtcatggttatccaaaggaattgaatcaagtgcaactggatttggtatatatccgtgaagacgtttcgcctctcatccaagaggcttcctcagttcgtgcctttctgactagaccaagctagtctgactggctggtgatgagactcagaatttatcctcttggagtctcatcaccagccagtcagcctagcttcgtctagtcagaaaggcacgaactgaggaagcctcctggatgagaggcgaaacgtcttcacggatatataccaagtccagttgcacttgattcaactcctttggatgacatgTTATAATAAACAGTGGGTGGTATCATAAACCCAAGAGACAGGTTTTATGTGGAaactgatctaacaggatgggcCACATGCTAACATGACAGATCAGGCTGTGAGATGGCGAACAGAGGTAGAGCCATGCGAGGTTTTCCTCTGTATTAGCATAGTAAAATAGGTCAATCCCATACCTAAACatatacaatatatataaaacatCTCCTCTCTGAGTCATAACTACCAGAAAAGTTGTGATTAGCAGAGCTAACATGGCTTACCGTAGCTGCCATGGTGTCCTTATCAGATAATACCACATTGCTGGTATGGACAAATATAGACACATGTTTGACTAATGCTTTAACGTATTATTGGGTACAAGTGTGTCTGTgaattcggtaacactttctatgaagcctgCATCtacaatgccctataagcatctataacgccctataagcatctattgcatctatattGCACATacgttcctataatgtgtattacaatgactaatggctgtggctgaagactgtgaaatagcactgaagtctcattatgcatctctacaaaacttcagcaaaacaagttggctatgatgcattatgacatttgacataaacaggctaatgatgacatatttatactgcataaatccgttttaaattgacaatgtatcataaaggtggttatgaggtgttgtgagggcatgtacatggttataatgaatcttacaattaCTTATacctacacttatagggcgttatagatgcttatagggcgttgtagatgcttatagggcgttatagatgcaagcttcatagaaagttacCGTGAATTCTAACAAACCCTATGAAATAATTTAAATGATAACTATGCCAATATATACAATATAAAATCCTCTTGTATCACCGAATCGCTTGATTATTGAGCGTAAGAGATAGCTAAATTTGCTGCCTTTAATGTTGCTGTTAAAGAcaaaatgtgaaggtctgggaataaagccaaaaaataaataataatacgaCGGCAGACCACAAAATTTTGTTTTACTCTCTAAATTTAATGGGATGACTAATCAGAGCCTAATTCTAGTCAAAATCGTTGCATGCCCATGTAAATAGCCTGATTAACAAATGTAAAATAAAGCATTAGTGAAGCAGTGTCTCTCCATTCGCTAACTACGTTTACATTGTGATTTATTAAAgacgttttttttccccttcgaaATGTATCAAGCAGTATTTGATAGCTATGCATGAGCTTTCTTTGTATTTTGCAAAGGTTTATCGCTATCCGTGATGTGTTTTCATATAGCGCAACACACGCATTTTGAGTTGTGATGGATTATAAAcgtgataaataaaaaaaaaaacatcaagtcTCATCTACAAGTTTCGGTCTCATCAAGAGCAGGTTCCTATACTACACAGAATGTAGTGCACGTGCATTCGACGAGGGTATGACAAGTATCTCGGGTACTGTACCTCCTGAGCCTGACTCTGCTGTTTGAGCATCTGCTGCTGATCCCTCCTGGCCTGGTTAAGAGCATCCTCGATTGACAACTCTCCACTCTTCACCTTGTTCATGATGCTTAGCTGCATCTCGTTGCTGAGCTGAACACAACCCATGAGATAAATTATTTGCATGTCGGGGATTTCATGTTCATCTTCAGTCATGTTTTCTTCGAGTATCCCGTTTCGGACGGTGTCCAGCAGAATTGAATGTGTTCATGTATGCAGAAACCCCACACAATGTCACCCTCTACGTATGTCTCTCTGTGGCATGAGCGAATGTCACATCGAACTATAAGATCAAATCTTGTACTCTAGTGTCACCAAGCACACCCAGAACATTTTAAAACCTTTGCTAGATAATTAGGGTCAACTAGTAAAGTCTGCATATATACTATCCACCAGACCAGTGAAAATGTAATGTTACCATACAAAGAGTAAAACAAGCATAATAAAGACTATAGCAATGTACTGGGACTACACCCCACTGTAACCTGAGGAATCTGGATCTGCTTAACAAAAGCCATTACAGGAACTACTTAAGAGATATCACTTGGTCAAATTTCTGTTTAAGTTGTATCGCCTTGATTTGAGGAAGTAGAAAAAGCTTGATAGAATCCACAGTGGGGGACTGTGTTTGTATCACCTTGTTGGACACAGCTCGATTAAGCTTACATAAGTGACTATCAGTCAGCTCCTGAGGCACTTATTTCAAAAATGTTGGAAGCATAAAAAATTGttgcatacattttttttttatcctctaaagaaaaaaaacactgtttGAAGCATGCAAAGTAGTGCCTGTTTGCTATCTTACCTGTGGCAAATCATCATTGCATCTGGAGAGATTATCCCTCTTCCTAGGTCCTAAACTTGGCATCATCCCTTCAGGCAGTTTTCAATAGACAACTTCGTCCCTGTTTGTAGCAACTATACCAGGGAAGTTTTTTGTATCTTATGGCGAGACGCCCATTTGGAGTGAGTACTGTGATAAGGCTGGGGAAGTTTTCCAGTGACTTACCCTCCTCTTGCCTCCATACTGTGTGGGATCAGGTTTCACCTTCTCTTCCCCCTAGGTAGATTGCTCGTAGTCCACGCCCAGAGAAAGGGGTGAGGTTTGGACTTCCAACGCAGCACGCAACTAATGCGTATTTACGTGTCCTCACACGCGCCATGTGTCCTCATGCTCGTTCACGTTCGTGACACGCATTCGTGGTGGTGGTGATTCCTGCATCTGAGCCccctgatgttttaactctgatatggtgtcagagaggggcgagaggggggggggcatctggtaATGAGGAAGTTTTGACGCGTTGACCACGACGGGGATTCCGGGcataggcggggggggggcgagggggttGAGAATCCATTTTAGGCGTTGTTGTACTCGTAAAGACTTGGTAGTTTCGTTAAATTACCAGGAAGACTTGCGAATAATTTGAACGTTTGCCGTTCCCCGTCATGACAAAAAATACTGTAGTTTACAGACCGGTAAACACATTTAAAAGTTGCAGCAACGTTAATATGcaacccccccaccaaaaaaaacccaaaaacaaaacaaaaaaacaacaaaaaaactggaTAACAAACGGGGATTTATTGTAGGGGCATTCGGGGTGTTACGGTAAATAACGACAATGAGCCAAACAATTCGTGGATTTCGGTGCGCCAAATTAATAAGGAAGCGGTCCCGTTCGAAGAATAGCGGGGAATTCCCTGAGATGAGGCAACTTCACCGTTCCCGTTTTCTCTCTATAAGCCGCCCAGCTGGCAACGCCGCAGCACTCATTCTCACGGCGACGCCTCACCCACGGACGGCAGCGGAGGAGACTCTCGGCAGCGGAGGACGCCTCGGCAACATGCATCTCATTGTAAAGCTGCTCTTCGTGGTAAGTCGTGGATGTGCTTCAAAGGGGGAATAACTTATTGCATTAATAATAGTAAACGGACCATTTGCCTTAATTTGAGGATACTGAAAACCGACGCAGATATCTTGTCTAAACTGTGCACTACTGCGTGGCGTCTTAATTcaggagtcttttttttttactgctaaaCATTATTCGGTTAATTTTACGATCCCAGAAATCGTTAAACGTGACTGTTAACGCcacattttccacattttttttGGAGGCACGACTGTCTTTGCGAAACAACTTTCAGTTTCGTTTCGCGGACTGCTGTAAGAGTTGCAGTAACAACGTTGGTGGTGGGAGCCTAAATATAAACGTTGTTGGAATTAACAATCTTCCACAATAAGTAATTCGCATCTTTCTGCATTGTTTTAACAATAGACTAAAACGTGTCATGGTGCAATCTGCAGACAATAGATGGCTAGATCAAACTGTTGTCTGTGTAGAAAGTCTGGGACTTTCCATCACGCCTGGCCGGGTTAAGGGGAACTTAAAATTGCAGTGAAATCTATCCagagtaaaaatgaaaaaaaaaacgttttttaacAGGTGGTGTCTGCTGCAGCTCTCTCTTGTGATCCACAGACACAATATGAGGGCACTAATGGACGATGTTGCCAGAAATGTGGTCCAGGTGAGGAACTAAATTAAATTAGACCTATAGCTTGCCTTTTATTGTCTTGTCAGCTGTGTTCTTTAGCCTTTAGTTCAAACTTTAATCTACTTATTCAATCAACCCTTGCTCAATAATGATGACAAATGCTTGTCTTACGGGTGCACAGCCTTGGGGATATATGCTGcagtaacacagacacacacttaagCATAGGAGATGCTAAGTGGTACTACATCCCGTTAGGGCTGTTTTATTTAAGGGCACCTGAAAAATGGCAGTTTTTTTTAAGAAAGTGTGCCTCATTTACATTTCCCACACAGTAACCAGCAACTTTCAGTCACAGGTGCCACTTTGAGCCAACTCGGCCCCCACATATGTTCAAAGACTTTAGAAATATGTCATAAAGTACTATAGTGCTTTCCTATTTAGCAGCAAAGGCTGTACCTGTTTGTTAATTTTACAGGAACTAGGATGTTACACACCGAAGGTCCAGAAGCTTGCAGTGATCCTAACTGTCAGTCCTGTGAAGACAATGAATACCAGGATGGATACACAGCAGAGAAAAACTGTAACCTTCAACCATATTGTGATCCAAGTAAGACTTTGCAGCACATGGTTAACAatgtaagggcgtccgggtggcatggtggtctattccgctgcctaccaacacaggtctcgccagttcgaatcccggtgttacctccagcttggttaggtgtccctacagacacaattggccgtgtctgcaggtgagaaaccagatgtgggtatgtcctggtcactgcactagcgcctcctctggtcagtcagggcgcctgttcagggggggagggggaactagggggaactgcgtgatcctcccatgcgctatgtctgcctggcgaaatgcctcactgtcaggtgaaaaagaagcggctggtgactccacatgtatcgaaggcgacgtggtagtctgcagccttcccctggatcagcagagggggcggagcagcgactggggcagctcaggagtggggtaattggtcggatacaattggagagaaaaagggggaaaattctaaaaaaaaaaaaaaaaacgatgtaAATTATACTGATCCGTATCTGTTTGAACTGACACAATTTAACACATGCGTCTTCTCTTTCAGATAAAAACTTTGAGGTTGTTCCCCACGTGAACAAGAAAAGTCAAAGGTCATGCATATGTAAGACGGGATACCATTGCTCCAATCAGGCATGCATGACCTGTGCACCCCACAGTCCTTGTCAACCAGGATATGAGGTTCAGTTCAAAGGTATAACACAAATACACAATATGCACATAATCTGCACAACACTGTTGATAACCCTGAATATAAAGCATGGGTTGCTTTGCTTTTGTTGTGTGTGGTGAGTGACACTGAATCCATATTGTCTATCAAAAACCTTCTAGGTAATCACAGCCATGACACAGTGTGTCAAAAATGTCGTCCTGGAACATTTTCTACTGAGACCTCAGAGGATGCTTACTGCAAGGGATGGACTGTGTGAGTATAGTATACTTCAGAGTGGATGACGCTTCAGCCCAAGCGTAGCTTAAGAGTGCAAAATGAAATTAGAAATCATGTTTGAGCCACTGGTAATTGCTATGCAAACATCaaaatcctcatcatcatcattttaatGTTATTATTGGTAAAAATTTTGTTACAGGCAACCAAAGCTGACATTTCTGTATATCCTGGTCCATAAACTACTTTCAGACCACAGAGTCCTCTAAAATGATGTTGCCTGATAATGTGGAAAAAGCAcatgtggcacggtggcacagtggttagcgcagtcacctcacagcaagaaggttctgggttcgagccccggggttgttcaaccttgagggtcatcccgggtcgtcctctgtgtggagtttgcatgttctccccgtgtctgcgtaggtttcctccgggggctccggtttcctcccacacaccaaagacatgtagatcaggtgaatcggccatactaaattgtcccaaggtgtgaatgtgtcggccctgtgatggactggcggcctgctgcccaatgactgctgggatgggctccagtatcccgtgaccccgattgggataagtggcttggataatggaatagaATGTAATGTAGAAAAAGAAACAATCGTGAAAAATGAAATGGAATTAATTTTCAACAAGAGTTGCTCAAATGCATATACAAATACCTCACTTTACAGATGTTTGCATGGGTCCCATGAGGAGATGAAGGGAACAACCAAATCCGACACCATTTGTGGTGAGTACTGTACAGGAGTTTTACAGTGAACTATAAAATATGTTAAATTTGGTCTGCCGGTACTATAGCTTTGTGGTTAGATGTGGCTTCCTCCTCAAAGTGAAACTAttgaaggcagagaggcagatgTGTTTCATTGCTGGAACTCAGTTCTTGTGTTGCGTATGTGGTTTTAGCAGAATTGACAACTTTCACCCACTGTTGTAGAGTAAAATGTGCCCAGTGCTTGTGGCCAACTGCACACTATGCTGCCCTATAAACTGCATCACCGGGCATTGGCTTGCAAATTACCATATAGAGGGGTGTAAAAACCAATGAGGGCTTGTAAGAAAGGCTCTGAAACCCACTGTTTGCTTCTTGGGGCATTTTCCATTGACCCTCTGCATTCTGTCTCCTCTCCTAAAATGCACAAGTGAGAGACACAAGAGTCATCGCACAGACACACAATCACAGCGGCCATTTTTTCCCCACACCCAGGAATGCTCTAAATGTTTAAATTTAGCGTAACTGTATCACTTATCTACCACCTGGCCTGGGTACTGACACCGGTATTCACATGCAAAAGTGGACATTTGATGGAATAAGTAATCATTTGTGAACTGTTTTCTCTATTCCCTCCCTTCGGCAGGAGACGGGCATCGAGAGCATATTATAGTATATGTAATCCCCATCTGCATACTGTTAGTTGTGGCCATGGCATTTGGAATATATAAAGCAAAAGGTATACCATCAACACTCCATTTGAAGACATAATATGTGAACAGTATTTGAATAACAGATTTATTGTACTTAAAtcttgtatttttttgtttgtgtttgtttactGTTTGCTTTAGGAATTGCTAAAAGACAAGTAAAGGTAAATATTATTTTATCCTGCTCTCTTTGTTGTGGTTATGGCTCTacttacatatacacacacatacatatatataggtgtgtgtgtgcgtgtgtatgtgagtgtataCCATAAGaaccaaccaacacacacacactcacatatatctatctatatctatctatatctatctatctatctatctatctatctatctatctatctatctatctatctatatatatatatatatatatgttgttgcTTACTTATGGTACAAATTGCAAAACTATTTCAGTGAATTATCAGCAATTTAGCAGACATTTATTAACAACTGCTAAAAAAAAgtatggttttgttttgtttttgtttttttggcactttCACACTAACCGTGTTTTAATCTGTAGAAATGTATGGAGTTGGGTCCAGAAGAAACAAGGCAGCCGCAGCTGGAGACCAACCCACCAACCCACCAACAAGAGGATGAGTATTCCGAGGAATGTGACCTGCATCATGCAGTGAAGGAGATGGGCTCAAAGACTCCCGAGGAAAACGAGAACGAGCTTGAAGAGAGTCTGAGCCAACCTCTGATTTCCGAGGATGTAAATTTCACAGTCAATGGAAATTTGGTGTTAAAGGAGGCCGGGGGAACCTCTCTCCCATCAGAAACCACAAACACGTTCATTTGTGACACTGCCTGAGCAAGACCATCTGCTCCTCATCGTCACTGTGATGTGACTGTTAAAGGATCATTCTGTACATTACTGACACAGACATGAACACTACCGCTGTTCATATCTGCCTTAGTTGATAACAAAACATTGAGTTCTACGTTGTGCACAAACTGTACAGTAAATGTAAAGTAACTAAGCTACGTTAGTTAACctagtgtgttttgtttgtgtgttttgttttcagTCCTATATTAATCCAGTCTCTTAAGTTTGAAC
It encodes:
- the cd40 gene encoding tumor necrosis factor receptor superfamily member 5, whose amino-acid sequence is MSQTIRGFRCAKLIRKRSRSKNSGEFPEMRQLHRSRFLSISRPAGNAAALILTATPHPRTAAEETLGSGGRLGNMHLIVKLLFVVVSAAALSCDPQTQYEGTNGRCCQKCGPGTRMLHTEGPEACSDPNCQSCEDNEYQDGYTAEKNCNLQPYCDPNKNFEVVPHVNKKSQRSCICKTGYHCSNQACMTCAPHSPCQPGYEVQFKGNHSHDTVCQKCRPGTFSTETSEDAYCKGWTVCLHGSHEEMKGTTKSDTICGDGHREHIIVYVIPICILLVVAMAFGIYKAKGIAKRQVKKCMELGPEETRQPQLETNPPTHQQEDEYSEECDLHHAVKEMGSKTPEENENELEESLSQPLISEDVNFTVNGNLVLKEAGGTSLPSETTNTFICDTA